The sequence AACCacggcctaatcctggcttagtttaagccctgtctgtgaaaccgggcctTACATGATCTTAGGTTTATCTAAAGGGGTACTAAAGACTGTTAACTTACAAAATTAGCAAGTGacaatagagcactttaagtgCATTACGTAAGAGTATTGTTTAAAGCAGGGTAGAGCTATAGGTAACAGACAGGAACACTTGCATGTGGTGGAGGTGGTCCTGGTGCTGAGCGGACACACGTGGACGTGCTGATCCACCTCGGGCTCCTCGGGCTCCAGCAGACCGGCCGGTTCACAGGGGACGGGCCCCGGAGCAGGGCCGCCCTGCGGGGCCCTCGGGGCCGTCCTCTCCCTGCGCCACTTGATCAGAGCCACTCGGTCGCGGAGAGACTTGCCCACTATCTTTGCATCGCTCTCGTGGAAGAAACCAGACTCGACCTGATGGAAGGATGAGAGGGGGCTGGTGTGAACACGTATATTTTTAGAGCGGAGAGAAAAGAAGCCAGGGCTCTATTTTAGGAACAGATGAACACAGATCACAGAAGTAGAAGAAAACTGTCTGTGGAGGAAagcgcagacagacagaacaggGAGGTGCAGATCCCATACATTAATGATGCACATGAAGCAGCTACTGATGCGATGCAATCTAATTCACCCCATTATGACAAATAGCcaagtttgcttttatttcgATGAGAGAATACGCTTGATTTTGCATCGTTAATTTTAATGCTGAAGCTGAATCTTACCATGCCCAGTTCAGACGATTCAGCCAACTACGACTAATTACTAAACCTACATAGAAATAAACACATGAGATAAAAAGCCGGATGCACAATCTTCTCACATTACAGGAAATCGTGGGGGAGATTTTTTCAACAATGATTTTGTGCTTTGGTGAGATTCCTCTATGAACGGTTTTGTGTAGAATGGCAAAATGGAAAGATCAATATCTGCCTAGTGAATGAAGCGGGTGAAACAAGGAGCCTTCGGACTGTTTGCAGCGATCAGTATAAATAGCAGCTGCCGACTCATTTTCCCTTCAGCAAACGTTCCCACACATTACAATGCTCAGATTGCATAACATGTGATTACAGCGAAAGGATTTTCCAATCCCAGCCGGGTCCAGGAGGTCGCACACTGTACTTAAGTGcatgtttgaatatatataatacgCTCAAGCAGCTTTGACCGTGTGTCCTGTATTAAACCTCAAAACCGGTTTGGTGAAAACCGAAGCGGAGAGAGCCAGTGTGGATTTCATGAAGCGTGACTAAAAACGCCGGTCTCGGAGACGCAAGACATCCTCGTGGTCAGATGGTTAATGGAATATAACGTGCACTTCTCCAACAGAACAATTCGATGCTGACCAGTAGATTGTTTCTATTAAAGAGCTTTCACAACAGAGGCGGGAAATATCATTAGATCCGAGTTCATAGATAAGATACCAGCGAAGGAGGAAGACAACATCAGATTTCACGGGCCATGAAACACACTGCTTGTTTTGCACTCTTCACATACCACAGTTAAATCTCGTGTACTTTGTTTAATGAGACAGTTCTTGCTCTAAATGCTGACTGAACGAGCCACATGCGAAGCTGTTATAACCACTACAAAACGATAAAAGTACAAGGCATCACTTGAGAAAAGGGCATACTACTAGAATACTAATGTAAGACCTGTAACCGTAAGTTCGATTTTTGTTCAAAGGCTTGTTTCTCGTCGCTCTTTCGGGGGGTTGGATGTCTCAGACACGCACCATCTCCTGCGCCACGGCCTCAGGGACCTCCTTCTCCAGGTCGAAGCTGAACTCGATGGCTCCTCCGTCCCTGTATTTGCCCTTCAGCCGCCGGGGATCCTCCACCCACAGCTTGAGAGCGATGGAGGTCTTCAGGCCGTCGTCCTCCTCCGCCAGCTCCACCCTCACGCCCGTGTCCTCGGCGAAGAACGCGTGATTCAGCAGGTCCTTGATGGAGTAACTGCGGGAAGGGAGCGCACAAACTTCACGAACTCTGCGCAGGAGATTTCTGAGCTACAGCTAAAATCGTGAACAGAATCAAATTTGGGGTTTTCGCAAAGATGAGTTCATTAAGCCATCGTCTAAGAactgctaagaacttcatttggacagctttaatgcagatttagattttttgctctctcagattacagattttcaaTTAGTTATATCTCAGACGAATATTgtccgatcctaacaaaccatacaacGGAAAATCTTACGAatgtttttgtgctccagggtcacaagtGATAGTAAACCCCTAAAACTATCCGCATAAAACTTGATTTTCCTCAGAATCGAGTTCAGCTTCAAACGGGTGTAGCTCagccatttttcattttagtcattcccatttcgtttttttaattccaaCGAATCCTACATCATTTTGAATGTCTTTTAGTGGAGGATGTGAAGTTTAAAATGAACCTTTTTTCGGCATTCTGACTCATTTTCACAAACAGGCACGTAGCCTTCAGGAAATGCGAGTGGATTTAGTTGCTGTTTGCATTTTACAATCCTATTAACACCATGTGTGTGATTAAgatttaaatctgttaaaacCCTTTCAAACACCTGGGCGATTCATTTTgcatgtgaaatataaactttttatccCATGAGAATGAATCATTTCCTTACGATGCCTTTGGTTGGAAAGCTGAATTTGATGAACGCGGTCAATTTTTTCAAGTAGCAGTATCtctatatatttaattgcaaaGCGCGTGTGCTTGTGCAGAGAAGATGCTTGTGTCATTAAGATGCTTGCGAGAAGGTGCTTGTGTCAttataaatgcactttattcaataaacacAATAAGCACTTGGGAGTTACTGTACTCTTCTGGGCTGTCTGTACTCACCGCTCCTCCTTATTCTGACAAATGCATTCGCCGATGATCTCTTTAACCTCGGGATCCGTCACTTTATTATAACTGGCAGGCTTCACCCCctgagaca is a genomic window of Puntigrus tetrazona isolate hp1 unplaced genomic scaffold, ASM1883169v1 S000000778, whole genome shotgun sequence containing:
- the LOC122335465 gene encoding serine/threonine-protein kinase WNK2-like codes for the protein PKISDRSVNWSWSGSGLLFTNRCKCLSVSLSQGVKPASYNKVTDPEVKEIIGECICQNKEERYSIKDLLNHAFFAEDTGVRVELAEEDDGLKTSIALKLWVEDPRRLKGKYRDGGAIEFSFDLEKEVPEAVAQEMVESGFFHESDAKIVGKSLRDRVALIKWRRERTAPRAPQGGPAPGPVPCEPAGLLEPEEPEVDQHVHVCPLSTRTTSTTCKCSCLLPIALPCFKQYSYVMHLKCSIVTC